One segment of Leptodactylus fuscus isolate aLepFus1 chromosome 7, aLepFus1.hap2, whole genome shotgun sequence DNA contains the following:
- the TNNI2 gene encoding troponin I, fast skeletal muscle, producing the protein MSKISNQRKTHLKSLMLQVAKTALEKEAADTAAEKESYLAEHCAPLSLPHSLADLQELCKKLHAKIDVVDEERYDMEVKVQKSSKELEDLNQKIFDLRGKFKRPALRRVRMSADAMLRALLGSKHKVNMELRANLKQVKKEDTDKEKDLRDVGDWRKNIEEKSGMEGRKKMFESEA; encoded by the exons ATGTCTAAGATTTCGAATCAGCGTAAGACGCACCTGAAG AGCTTGATGCTCCAGGTTGCCAAAACTGCCCTTGAAAAAGAAGCTGCCGATACTGCTGCCGAGAAGGAAAGTTACCTGGCCGAGCACTGCGCTCCTCTGAGTTTGCCACATTCCCTGGCAGATCTGCAG GAACTCTGCAAGAAGTTGCACGCCAAGATCGATGTGGTAGATGAAGAGAGATACGACATGGAAGTCAAAGTCCAAAAGAGCAGCAAGGAG CTGGAAGACTTAAACCAGAAAATCTTTGACCTGAGAGGTAAATTCAAGAGGCCAGCACTGAGACGTGTACGTATGTCTGCTGACGCCATGCTCCGCGCTTTGCTTGGTTCCAAGCACAAGGTCAACATGGAGCTCCGTGCCAATCTCAAGCAGGTCAAGAAAGAGGACACTGACAAG GAGAAGGATCTCCGTGATGTCGGTGACTGGCGTAAGAACATTGAAGAGAAATCCGGCATGGAAGGCAGAAAGAAGATGTTCGAGTCCGAGGCCTAA